One part of the Aurantibacillus circumpalustris genome encodes these proteins:
- a CDS encoding OmpA family protein has translation MAYYKIQLAFLLVSISFSLNSQTSDSTAIISTDTPVVIPVETPAVTTELAPAATTVTDAVTPVEETSSITTEPVVTEAPIGSLVDTTIVVAEPTPDKKTSAAPNAKAIAIAKKKGNLYYNTQSYSEAIPYYEKIMRSDTTDKIILSNLGNAYRLTNNTEGQLLCYGALVRQGVAEPIQELYYGQALVEAGKSEEAKPYFEKYAADSRGLNLASSYAKMKTYSRNADAYSVTPVSYNSPQNDMCAVMFHDAVVFASTRTKTSWITKQQGWTQGGYMNLYSTEKDENGADMTPTVFMGDLDSKYNDGPICFTRDFNLVYFTRNNASKAEMAKDKTYKLKILEASMDENGFNMVKALPFNNNDYNYAHPSISADGFVLYFSSDMEGGKGGMDIYMSKKDSSGSWGAPINLGDKINTAGNEVFPFVSSNGVLYFSSNGLDGLGGLDIYETQLSLDMPTRVYNMGEPVNSKNDDFSIFLMEDNKYGFISSNRKAGGMDDDIYQLQIMREIKRGKEVKIITKDKLSGEFIANAKVVINGDTVLTDDKGEYNTIAEEDTDYKLAALKDDYFKVEDEMSSKSSLDESFTKELLLEKDPKLFLRAVITDGKTQALLEGVTLKVTDIATNTEIDNYTTTAEGDYFKFLLSNRIGDKLTYLIRIEKPGYLQRTVIFTHTIEKSGEINMNESLNLSLGKVEVGMDLAKMIDMKPIYFDLAKSTIRKDAAIELDKIVQVMNEYPNMFIELGSHTDCRSSAASNMKLSTDRAMASVTYIVNKGIDKSRIVGKGYGESKLLNNCSCEGKTESTCSEEEHAVNRRTEFIITKLD, from the coding sequence ATGGCATATTATAAAATACAATTAGCATTTTTATTAGTTAGTATTTCTTTCTCTTTAAATTCTCAAACATCTGATTCAACAGCTATTATTTCTACTGATACTCCTGTTGTGATACCAGTTGAAACTCCAGCAGTAACTACTGAATTAGCTCCGGCTGCAACAACCGTAACCGACGCAGTAACTCCTGTTGAAGAAACTAGCTCAATTACTACCGAGCCGGTTGTTACAGAAGCACCAATTGGATCTTTAGTGGATACAACAATTGTGGTTGCAGAACCAACACCAGACAAAAAAACTAGCGCGGCTCCAAATGCTAAAGCGATAGCAATTGCTAAGAAAAAAGGAAATCTCTATTACAACACACAGTCTTATTCAGAGGCCATCCCCTACTACGAAAAAATCATGAGAAGTGATACAACTGATAAGATAATATTATCAAATCTTGGTAACGCATACCGCTTAACAAATAATACCGAAGGCCAGCTACTCTGTTATGGAGCTCTAGTAAGACAGGGTGTCGCGGAACCCATTCAAGAACTTTATTATGGCCAAGCACTAGTAGAAGCAGGGAAAAGCGAAGAGGCTAAACCCTATTTTGAAAAGTATGCAGCGGATAGTAGAGGGTTAAATCTTGCTTCCTCTTATGCCAAAATGAAAACATATTCTCGAAATGCTGACGCTTACAGTGTAACTCCGGTTTCATACAACTCACCTCAGAACGATATGTGTGCCGTTATGTTTCATGACGCTGTTGTTTTTGCCTCAACACGCACAAAAACCAGTTGGATTACAAAACAACAAGGCTGGACACAGGGAGGTTATATGAATCTTTACTCTACAGAAAAGGATGAGAATGGCGCAGACATGACCCCAACTGTTTTTATGGGTGATCTTGATTCAAAATATAACGACGGTCCAATTTGTTTCACACGGGACTTTAATCTTGTTTATTTTACAAGAAATAATGCCAGCAAAGCAGAAATGGCAAAAGATAAAACTTACAAACTAAAAATTCTTGAGGCGAGCATGGATGAAAATGGCTTTAACATGGTTAAAGCTTTGCCATTTAATAACAACGATTATAATTACGCGCATCCAAGCATTTCTGCAGATGGATTTGTTCTTTATTTTTCTTCCGACATGGAAGGAGGAAAAGGTGGAATGGATATTTATATGAGTAAAAAAGACTCTTCGGGTTCATGGGGCGCCCCTATTAATTTAGGCGACAAAATAAACACAGCTGGCAACGAAGTGTTTCCTTTTGTGTCATCGAATGGCGTGTTATACTTCTCATCAAATGGGTTAGATGGATTAGGAGGATTAGATATTTATGAAACACAACTGTCTTTAGATATGCCCACTCGTGTATATAATATGGGTGAGCCTGTTAATAGTAAGAATGATGACTTTAGCATTTTTTTAATGGAAGATAACAAGTATGGATTTATTAGTTCGAATCGCAAAGCCGGCGGAATGGATGATGATATTTACCAGTTACAAATCATGCGCGAAATAAAACGAGGCAAAGAGGTTAAAATTATTACTAAAGATAAATTGTCAGGAGAATTTATTGCAAACGCAAAGGTTGTTATTAATGGCGACACTGTTTTAACCGATGACAAGGGAGAATACAATACAATAGCAGAAGAAGATACTGATTATAAATTGGCCGCCTTAAAAGACGATTATTTTAAAGTTGAAGATGAAATGTCTAGTAAATCCTCTTTAGATGAAAGTTTTACTAAGGAATTACTTTTAGAAAAGGATCCAAAATTATTTTTGCGTGCAGTTATTACCGACGGCAAAACACAAGCCTTGTTGGAAGGGGTTACTTTAAAAGTAACTGATATTGCTACGAATACTGAAATTGATAATTATACAACAACTGCCGAAGGAGATTATTTTAAATTTTTACTTTCAAACCGTATTGGCGACAAGCTCACTTATTTGATTAGAATTGAGAAGCCAGGCTACCTGCAAAGAACAGTAATTTTTACACATACTATCGAAAAGTCGGGAGAGATTAACATGAATGAATCTCTCAATTTATCTTTAGGAAAAGTGGAAGTGGGTATGGACCTTGCTAAAATGATTGACATGAAACCAATTTATTTCGATTTGGCTAAGTCTACCATCCGTAAAGATGCAGCCATAGAGTTAGATAAAATTGTACAAGTAATGAACGAATATCCGAACATGTTTATTGAATTAGGTTCCCATACAGATTGCCGTTCGAGTGCCGCTTCTAATATGAAGCTGTCAACAGACCGTGCAATGGCAAGTGTAACTTACATTGTAAATAAGGGTATTGATAAATCTAGAATCGTTGGTAAAGGATACGGTGAATCAAAACTTTTAAATAACTGCAGTTGCGAAGGTAAGACTGAATCAACATGTTCTGAAGAAGAGCATGCTGTTAATAGAAGAACGGAGTTTATCATCACTAAACTCGACTAA
- a CDS encoding PorP/SprF family type IX secretion system membrane protein: protein MKNNIIKTKTVVLSCMLFITVQTVKAQYDALFTQYMFNETFINPAYAGSKEAMSATLLHRQQWVNFPGRPITTSFSLHGPLEGNKMGVGLSILNEKVGVMNRTLLYANYAYRIKFDDKSTLAMGLMGGLDNQNNRLNTLKVSNEANAVADPQFGNSPNVVAPNFGLGLYYNTKTLYVGLSIPRLVDNKVKFGPDGSSTVKTTKVKASLFTYYLTAGYLHKINEEFKLRGNIMMKAVVNAPLQFDIGANLLVKDFIWAGLNFRTGSALSLILGCQVNKQFLVCYSYDYGVNKIQKYSQGSHEIVLNYLFSFTGRQITTPRYF from the coding sequence ATGAAAAATAACATCATAAAAACAAAAACAGTTGTATTAAGTTGCATGCTTTTTATTACTGTTCAAACAGTTAAAGCTCAATACGACGCTCTGTTTACACAATATATGTTTAATGAAACGTTCATCAATCCTGCCTATGCTGGTAGTAAAGAGGCAATGAGTGCTACTCTGCTTCACAGGCAGCAATGGGTAAACTTTCCGGGTAGACCAATCACCACGTCTTTTTCGCTCCACGGCCCACTTGAAGGCAACAAAATGGGTGTTGGGTTAAGTATTTTAAATGAAAAAGTTGGTGTAATGAATAGAACGCTTCTTTATGCCAATTATGCGTACCGTATAAAATTTGATGACAAGAGTACTCTTGCAATGGGGTTGATGGGTGGGCTTGATAATCAAAATAACAGACTCAATACCTTAAAGGTAAGTAACGAAGCCAATGCTGTCGCTGATCCACAATTTGGAAACTCGCCCAATGTTGTTGCTCCAAATTTTGGTTTAGGATTGTATTACAATACAAAAACCTTGTATGTAGGGCTTTCAATTCCTCGTTTAGTCGATAATAAAGTAAAGTTTGGTCCTGATGGAAGTAGTACGGTTAAAACCACTAAAGTAAAAGCCAGTCTTTTTACATATTACCTTACTGCAGGGTATCTACATAAAATTAATGAAGAGTTTAAATTAAGAGGTAACATCATGATGAAAGCCGTGGTGAATGCGCCGCTGCAGTTTGATATCGGCGCAAATTTATTGGTAAAGGATTTTATATGGGCTGGATTAAATTTCAGAACAGGATCTGCCCTTTCCTTAATACTCGGTTGTCAGGTTAACAAACAGTTTCTTGTTTGTTATTCATATGATTATGGTGTGAATAAGATTCAAAAGTATTCTCAGGGTTCGCATGAAATTGTTCTTAATTATTTATTTTCTTTCACAGGAAGACAAATTACTACACCGCGTTATTTCTAA